The Setaria viridis chromosome 2, Setaria_viridis_v4.0, whole genome shotgun sequence DNA window GTCACCGACCTCATCCGCCGGGAATCAGAGTCCGGCTTGGACATCCGcttccaccacctccccgccgTGGAGCTCCCCACCGACTCGCACGGCACCGAGGACTTCATCATGCGCTTCATCCAGCTCCACGCGCCGCACGTCAAGGCCGCCCTCTCCGGCCTTGCCTCtccggtcgccgccgtcgtcgtcgactaCTTCTGCACCACCCTGTTCGATGTCACGCGCGAGCTCGCGCTGCCCGTGTACGCCTACCTGCCGTGCTCCGCGTCCATGCTCGCGCTGATCCTGCGGCTGCCGGCTCTCGACGAGGAGGTGTCGGGGGATCTCGGGGACATGGAAGCGGTTGACGTGCCCGGGATGCCGCCGGTGCCGGCTGCTCTCCTGCCGACGCCGCTGATGACGAGAGGCCCGAACTACGCGTGGCTGGTGTACCACGGCAAGCGCATCATGGAAGCCGCCGGCGTCATCGTCTACACGGTGGCCGAGCTGGAGCCGAACGTCCTCGCGGCCATCGCCGAGGGCCGCTGCGtgcccggccgccgcgctccaACCGTCTACCTGATCGGCCCGGCGCTGTCGGTCAAGGCGCCCGGCAAGCAGCCGCACGAGTGCGTGACGTGGCTCGACGCGCAGCCGTCGGCGTCCGTCGTACTGCTCTGCTTCGGTAGCATGGGCGGTAGCTTCCCTGCGCCGCAGGTACGTGAGATCGCCGACGCGCTCGAGCGCAGCGGGCACCGATTCCTGTGGGTGCTCCGTGGCCCCGTACCGGCCGGCGGTGCGCCGTACCCGACCGACGCCAACGTCGACGAGCTTCTCCCGGAAGGGTTCTTGGAGAGGACGAAGGACAGGGGCCTCGTGTGGCCGAAGTGGGCGCCGCAGAAGGACATCATCGCCCACCCGGCCGTCGGCGGCTTCgtgacgcactgcgggtggaactcggtGCTGGAGAGCCTGTGGAACGGCGTGCCGCTGGCGCCGTGGCCGCTGTTCGCGGAGCAGCACCTGAAGGCGTTCGAGCTCGTGTCCGTGATGGGCGTGGCCGTGGCCATGGAGGTGGACAGGAAGCGGGGCAACTTCGTCGAGGCCGCCGAGCTGGAGCGTGCGGTGCGGAGCCTGATGGGCGGGTCGGAGGAGGGGCGGAAGGCGAGGGTGAAGGCCGCGGAGGCGAAGGCTCTGTGCCGGAACGCCGTGGAGGAGGGCGGGTCGTCGTACGTGTCGCTGCAGGAACTGGCACGGGAGATGTTACAACATTGCGGACGCGAGGCTGAGGATTCTGCAAGCCTGTAAGGCTGTAAAGCGGGCCCGGTTTGCTACTATGGTTTGTTGTGCACTGTCTGCATCTCCAGCATTTGCAGAACTTCCGTAGTTCTGTTTGGGACTTTGGCTTGAATAAATGGTCTGTTGAGTCGTTGTGTAGTGTACGTTGTGAGGCTTTCTTCAAGTAGTAATAATGTTATTTGATATTTTGATGTTCTTTCTGATCTGGAAATGTGAGAATTTCTTTTCTATGAGCAAAACGGAATATAGATGGTTCAAGTGGGTCTGGATGCAGGTTCTGACATTGAGCTAATATGCTACTCTTTCCATTCAAGGTagtatatcttttttttaaaaaaagtctaAATTACTTCCCTCAAGTATAATTAAAGTATGGACAACTCTCTAAACTATTCCTTGATCCAATTTATCCTCTAAGCTATGATATTTGGTTTACTTTACCTCTAATACAATTTGTCCTTTTTGTTTCTCTATACAAAAGTTgatttttaatttaaaattttggtGAACATCACAATGCATGTAAAAATTTATATATTTCCATTATTTTCCATTTAATTTTGTACATAAggattaattaattattaaatATCCCACCCTATCAAAATAGCGATAAAATTTATGATGTATTGTTTCTAACATATATTATGATGTATGTTATCatgtcataaaattttaacttaagactccacttgtgcgttgagaaaaaaagataaattgtcTTAggagtaaattgaaccaaatgacaTATTTTAGAGGTAactggaaaaaaaatactttattGAGCATTATCCGGACTTTTGTCTATAGTATAAGGGAAGTAAtttgctttttttctttttatacattgctaGTCAAGTCGCACATTCTCTTATGACACCCAATTAGGAACATCAACCTCCATCAGTTCCTAAATAAACATTTCCTAATAACTAGTATTTGGAGAGATTCTAATATCAATATCAGGgtaagtacattgctacacgtcagcggtcttataggtcgtctcatgcagtgccatgtaggatttttgatgatgtggaggagagagagcaaggagagagaaagaggtcgttgcttcgcgaaacaaccacctcatgagctaaattgtaggactacgagacaacttaacaaccattgtacgagttattgatgccatgcaactcataatattttatttttcttatgcacaaattaaggaattatataccactaccagacaacttataggacaacccattgtacaggttacctgttgaatcgtctcaagattacgtgtcaatgtatgagaccgcctattagacgacaccaatgtacttgccctcaGCAAGGAGAATTGCTGTCCAGCTAGGGGAACACTATTGAGGCTAGCCAACGCCAAATAACCTAAACCTCATAACTAGATAAAATACTTAGCGGCTGCTCTACCATATTTGGCATGTTCTAGTCTTCTAGAGGGAAACTAGATTGCCTGCCACACACCTCCACTC harbors:
- the LOC117843012 gene encoding malvidin galactosylase UGT88C3 codes for the protein MASASPTIVLVPLCVPGHLPPLFEAGKRLLSSGAMSLTVLFMQMTMAANLMSDVTDLIRRESESGLDIRFHHLPAVELPTDSHGTEDFIMRFIQLHAPHVKAALSGLASPVAAVVVDYFCTTLFDVTRELALPVYAYLPCSASMLALILRLPALDEEVSGDLGDMEAVDVPGMPPVPAALLPTPLMTRGPNYAWLVYHGKRIMEAAGVIVYTVAELEPNVLAAIAEGRCVPGRRAPTVYLIGPALSVKAPGKQPHECVTWLDAQPSASVVLLCFGSMGGSFPAPQVREIADALERSGHRFLWVLRGPVPAGGAPYPTDANVDELLPEGFLERTKDRGLVWPKWAPQKDIIAHPAVGGFVTHCGWNSVLESLWNGVPLAPWPLFAEQHLKAFELVSVMGVAVAMEVDRKRGNFVEAAELERAVRSLMGGSEEGRKARVKAAEAKALCRNAVEEGGSSYVSLQELAREMLQHCGREAEDSASL